Proteins from a genomic interval of Diaminobutyricimonas aerilata:
- the rpsC gene encoding 30S ribosomal protein S3, giving the protein MGQKVNPYGFRLGITTDHVSRWFSDSTKAGQRYRDFVAEDVKIRSLLKTQLDRAGVARIEIERTRDRVRVDIHTARPGIVIGRRGAEAERIRADLEKLTGKQIQLNILEVKNPEAEAQLVAQGIAEQLSARVAFRRAMRKGLQGAQRAGAKGVRIQVSGRLGGAEMSRSEFYREGRVPLHTLRANIDYGFYEARTTFGRIGVKVWIYKGDITNKELAREQANQKSSRPERRDGDRRRGPRAEAPAAAGVEA; this is encoded by the coding sequence GACCAAGGCGGGTCAGCGTTACCGCGACTTCGTGGCCGAGGACGTCAAGATCCGCAGCCTGCTGAAGACGCAGCTCGACCGCGCGGGCGTCGCCCGCATCGAGATCGAGCGCACCCGTGACCGCGTCCGCGTGGACATCCACACGGCGCGTCCCGGCATCGTGATCGGCCGCCGCGGCGCCGAGGCCGAGCGCATCCGCGCCGACCTCGAGAAGCTCACCGGCAAGCAGATCCAGCTCAACATCCTCGAGGTGAAGAACCCCGAGGCCGAGGCCCAGCTCGTCGCGCAGGGCATCGCCGAGCAGCTCAGCGCCCGCGTGGCCTTCCGCCGCGCGATGCGCAAGGGCCTGCAGGGCGCCCAGCGCGCCGGCGCCAAGGGCGTCCGCATCCAGGTCTCCGGCCGCCTCGGCGGCGCGGAGATGAGCCGCTCCGAGTTCTACCGCGAGGGTCGGGTTCCGCTGCACACGCTGCGCGCGAACATCGACTACGGCTTCTACGAGGCCCGCACCACCTTCGGCCGCATCGGCGTGAAGGTGTGGATCTACAAGGGCGACATCACCAATAAGGAACTCGCTCGCGAGCAGGCGAACCAGAAGTCGTCGCGCCCCGAGCGTCGTGACGGCGACCGCCGCCGTGGCCCGCGGGCCGAGGCGCCTGCCGCAGCAGGAGTTGAGGCGTAA